The following coding sequences are from one Candidatus Nitrosopumilus sp. SW window:
- a CDS encoding DUF2024 family protein, whose amino-acid sequence MDFHVFDTYVKAKDGHTMHFDVVTDNNNVEKAISYAKEWLSTIGEENSKVTTEECKFCHTQSVPEDIEIEIMTNGYFISKMEGCPE is encoded by the coding sequence ATGGATTTTCATGTTTTTGACACATATGTCAAGGCAAAAGATGGACACACAATGCATTTTGATGTGGTGACAGACAACAATAATGTAGAAAAGGCAATTTCTTATGCAAAAGAGTGGTTATCTACAATTGGAGAAGAAAATTCCAAAGTAACAACTGAAGAATGTAAATTTTGCCACACACAATCGGTTCCAGAAGATATTGAAATTGAAATAATGACTAATGGTTATTTCATTTCAAAAATGGAAGGATGTCCTGAATAA
- a CDS encoding ROK family protein: protein MLYKLGVDLGGTKIEAILLDDSLNVLERKRISTPKENYSEIVDAISNLVSEISSNVSDFSLGICTPGAISKKTGFIKNSNTQCLIGKSLKEDLEEKLHKEISMENDANCFAMAESKMGAAKNFDFVFGVIMGTGVGGGIVIDGKLHSGRTNIAGEWGHHTLHRNGNPCYCGKTGCVETYISGPALEQRWELLSGESKVMPEILSNLDNTIGKKWKDEFLENFGFGLANVIDILDPDAIVLGGGLSNIDFLYTEGKKLVYEKVFSDLVETPILKNELGDSAGVYGAALLN, encoded by the coding sequence TTGTTGTACAAATTAGGTGTTGATCTGGGCGGAACAAAAATTGAAGCAATTCTGTTAGATGATTCATTGAATGTCTTAGAACGAAAAAGAATTTCTACCCCTAAAGAAAATTATTCTGAAATAGTTGATGCTATTTCAAATTTAGTTTCAGAAATTTCAAGTAATGTTTCAGATTTTAGTTTAGGAATATGTACCCCTGGTGCAATCTCAAAGAAAACCGGATTTATAAAAAATAGTAACACCCAATGTCTGATTGGAAAATCACTAAAAGAAGATCTTGAAGAAAAATTACACAAAGAAATCTCTATGGAAAATGATGCAAATTGTTTTGCTATGGCAGAATCTAAAATGGGTGCTGCAAAAAATTTTGATTTTGTTTTTGGTGTAATAATGGGAACTGGTGTTGGTGGAGGAATTGTTATTGATGGAAAACTGCATTCAGGGAGAACCAATATTGCTGGAGAATGGGGACATCATACATTACATCGTAATGGAAATCCATGTTATTGTGGAAAAACTGGATGTGTAGAGACCTATATCAGCGGTCCTGCATTGGAGCAAAGATGGGAATTGCTCTCAGGAGAGTCAAAAGTTATGCCTGAAATTCTTTCAAATCTTGATAACACTATTGGAAAAAAATGGAAAGATGAATTCTTAGAAAATTTTGGATTTGGTCTTGCAAATGTGATTGATATCTTAGATCCTGATGCAATTGTTCTTGGAGGTGGATTGTCAAATATTGATTTCTTATACACGGAAGGAAAAAAATTAGTTTACGAAAAAGTTTTTTCGGATTTGGTTGAAACTCCTATTCTGAAAAATGAATTGGGGGATTCTGCAGGTGTATATGGTGCTGCTTTGTTAAATTAA
- the folP gene encoding dihydropteroate synthase gives MTRIANVGVGGKNPVRIMGILNTSPESFYKKSINTTKIQIKNSVKEMENDGADFIDVGGMSTAPYLSTLISEETESKRILEAVKIIQDVSNIPISVDTCRAKPARDALEYGVEIINDISGLKYDQEMKDVISNFSPSLILCAFDSKTVTGDTISVTKKLLKESLRIAKKSHVSSEKIVLDPSIGFFRKEGKGPFFTKIKSNWIKRDLTVIQNLNAIKENHPILISVSNKSFLGEILKKDPSDRLFGSIAAEAISVINGADIIRTHNIKATKDAITIASNLKK, from the coding sequence GTGACTAGAATTGCAAATGTAGGTGTTGGAGGCAAAAATCCCGTTCGTATAATGGGTATTTTGAACACCAGCCCTGAATCATTTTATAAAAAATCTATCAATACTACTAAGATTCAGATAAAGAATTCTGTTAAAGAGATGGAGAATGATGGTGCTGATTTTATTGATGTAGGTGGAATGTCTACTGCTCCATATTTGTCTACTCTGATATCTGAAGAAACTGAATCAAAAAGAATTCTTGAGGCAGTAAAAATTATTCAAGATGTATCGAATATTCCTATATCTGTTGATACATGTAGGGCAAAACCTGCTAGAGATGCTTTAGAGTATGGTGTTGAAATCATTAATGATATTTCTGGTTTAAAATATGACCAAGAAATGAAAGATGTGATTTCTAATTTTTCTCCATCTCTGATTTTATGTGCTTTTGACTCAAAAACTGTAACTGGAGATACCATATCTGTTACAAAAAAACTACTCAAAGAGAGTTTGAGGATTGCAAAAAAATCTCATGTGTCTTCAGAAAAAATTGTCTTAGATCCCTCTATTGGGTTTTTCAGAAAAGAGGGTAAAGGCCCATTTTTTACAAAAATTAAATCTAATTGGATAAAAAGAGATCTAACTGTAATTCAAAACTTGAATGCCATAAAGGAAAATCATCCAATTTTGATCTCAGTTTCAAACAAATCTTTTCTTGGAGAAATTCTAAAAAAGGATCCATCTGATCGCTTGTTTGGCTCTATTGCTGCTGAGGCAATATCTGTCATTAATGGTGCAGACATTATACGTACTCATAACATTAAAGCAACAAAAGATGCAATAACCATTGCATCAAACCTGAAAAAATAA
- a CDS encoding exosome complex RNA-binding protein Csl4, giving the protein MSENATYPGEKIASIEEYEAGYNAFDDGDMVRAATIGQKDIDKTTRTANIKHPKDLSIPKVGDIVIGTIAAVMSSMIAVSIDYINGNPTTSKVECVCSTRNIRKRNVALVNDIAKLKILNHLNGTIHATIDEPNLGILFTKCRKCGGKVVPMRDAIKCTECSWIDERKLSTDFGKSDFIKLRE; this is encoded by the coding sequence ATGTCAGAAAATGCAACATATCCAGGCGAGAAAATAGCATCAATTGAAGAATATGAGGCCGGGTACAATGCTTTTGATGATGGAGACATGGTAAGAGCAGCAACCATTGGACAAAAGGACATTGATAAAACTACTAGAACTGCAAATATCAAACATCCAAAGGATCTATCAATACCAAAGGTAGGAGACATTGTCATTGGAACAATTGCAGCAGTAATGTCATCCATGATTGCAGTCTCAATTGATTACATTAATGGAAATCCAACCACATCTAAAGTTGAGTGTGTATGTTCAACAAGAAACATTCGAAAAAGAAATGTTGCATTAGTAAATGACATAGCAAAATTAAAAATTTTAAATCATCTAAACGGTACAATTCATGCAACTATTGATGAACCAAATTTAGGAATACTATTTACAAAATGTCGCAAATGTGGTGGAAAAGTAGTACCTATGCGAGATGCAATAAAATGTACAGAGTGTTCATGGATTGATGAAAGAAAACTTTCTACAGACTTTGGTAAAAGCGATTTCATTAAACTGAGAGAGTAA
- the pheA gene encoding prephenate dehydratase has protein sequence MISVSFQGERGAYSEAAARSFFTENIETVPFATFAEVLENTSKDKTEYSVLPVENSLEGSVGESYDLLYSTSLNATGEIYHRIEHCLIGIGEINEVDTVYSHPQALGQCRKFIEEHKMKTIPAYDTAGSVKIIKELNKKNCACIASKTASLIYEVPIIAENIANNLNNYTRFLILSKKESEISGNDKTSIIFSIKHEPGSLYRIIENFHKNNVNLTKIESRPTRTNTWEYNFYVDFEGHQKDSKILEMLEKIKQDTLFLKVLGSYPSAKLS, from the coding sequence ATGATCAGTGTGTCGTTCCAAGGTGAACGGGGGGCATATAGTGAAGCTGCTGCAAGATCATTCTTTACAGAAAATATTGAAACAGTTCCATTTGCAACCTTTGCAGAAGTTTTAGAAAATACATCCAAAGATAAAACAGAGTATTCAGTTTTGCCTGTAGAGAATTCGTTAGAAGGAAGTGTTGGGGAAAGTTATGATTTGTTATATTCTACATCACTAAATGCAACAGGTGAAATTTATCACAGAATAGAACATTGTCTAATTGGAATTGGAGAAATAAATGAAGTTGATACTGTTTATTCACATCCACAAGCTTTAGGTCAATGTAGAAAATTTATTGAAGAGCACAAAATGAAAACAATTCCTGCATATGACACTGCAGGTAGTGTAAAAATAATCAAAGAATTAAACAAGAAGAATTGTGCATGCATTGCAAGTAAAACAGCATCATTAATTTATGAGGTTCCAATTATTGCAGAAAATATTGCAAATAATTTGAACAATTACACACGATTTTTGATATTATCAAAGAAGGAATCGGAAATTTCAGGAAATGACAAGACGTCAATAATTTTCTCAATAAAACATGAACCAGGTTCATTGTATAGAATAATTGAGAATTTTCATAAAAATAATGTAAATCTTACAAAGATAGAATCAAGACCAACGAGAACAAACACATGGGAGTATAATTTCTATGTAGATTTTGAAGGGCATCAAAAAGATTCTAAAATTTTAGAAATGCTGGAAAAAATCAAACAAGACACTCTATTTTTGAAAGTTTTGGGTTCGTACCCTTCAGCAAAATTGAGCTAA
- the guaA gene encoding glutamine-hydrolyzing GMP synthase gives MSTSDNMDKIVVLDFGSQYSHLICRRIREFSVYAELVPFDISYEELQKHNPKGIIFSGGPSSVYNSDAPVPESKIFDMNLPLLGICYGHQLIVNKYGGKVKRANKEYGSSLLTIDNDKDLLNGVGESVRAWMSHGDEAEEIPPGFQVIGHTESAKAAAIASNEKSVYGIQFHPEVVHTEQGTEILKNFVLKVCGAKQDWTMEGFIDSAVEKISKIEGNVLCGVSGGIDSTVAALLIHKAIGDRLKCVFVNNGLLRLNEEKEIEEMFKDNFNVNFTSINAVDNFLGKLKGVEDPEKKRMIVGEEFVKVFTEFAEKNGPFKWLAQGTLYPDVIESGVSKGPADVIKSHHNVGGLPDWLDLEILEPLRELYKDEVRMIAKILEVPEKLFMRHPFPGPGLAVRIIGEVTPTKLQIAKVASKIVEDELVEAGMYSKVWQAYAAVGDDRAVGVVGDERKYGNIVMIRVVDSIDAMTADWTRLPHGLLEKMSNRITNEIEDVTWVTYTISSKPPATIEPQ, from the coding sequence ATATCAACAAGTGATAACATGGACAAGATTGTAGTTTTAGATTTTGGGTCACAATATAGTCATTTGATTTGTAGAAGAATTAGAGAATTTTCAGTATATGCAGAACTTGTTCCTTTTGATATCAGTTATGAAGAATTACAAAAACACAATCCAAAAGGAATTATTTTTTCTGGCGGACCATCTAGCGTATACAATTCAGATGCACCAGTTCCAGAAAGCAAAATTTTTGATATGAATCTACCGTTACTTGGAATTTGTTACGGTCATCAATTAATTGTAAACAAGTATGGAGGTAAAGTAAAAAGAGCAAACAAAGAATATGGCTCATCGTTACTTACAATTGATAATGATAAGGATTTGCTAAATGGTGTTGGTGAATCAGTAAGAGCATGGATGAGTCATGGTGATGAAGCAGAAGAAATTCCTCCAGGTTTTCAAGTTATAGGTCACACAGAAAGTGCAAAGGCAGCTGCAATTGCATCTAATGAAAAGTCAGTTTACGGAATTCAATTTCATCCAGAAGTTGTTCATACAGAACAAGGAACAGAAATTCTCAAAAATTTTGTTTTGAAAGTTTGTGGGGCAAAACAAGACTGGACTATGGAGGGTTTTATTGATTCTGCAGTTGAAAAAATCTCAAAGATTGAAGGAAATGTACTATGTGGGGTAAGTGGAGGAATAGATTCCACAGTAGCAGCACTATTAATTCACAAAGCAATAGGAGACAGGCTCAAATGTGTTTTTGTCAATAATGGATTGCTAAGACTAAATGAAGAAAAAGAGATTGAAGAAATGTTCAAAGATAATTTCAATGTGAATTTTACATCAATTAATGCAGTAGATAATTTTCTTGGCAAGCTCAAGGGAGTTGAAGATCCTGAGAAAAAGAGAATGATTGTAGGTGAAGAATTTGTTAAGGTATTTACAGAATTTGCTGAAAAGAATGGTCCATTCAAATGGTTGGCACAAGGAACTCTTTATCCAGATGTAATTGAAAGTGGAGTTTCAAAAGGACCAGCAGATGTAATAAAATCACATCACAATGTAGGAGGATTACCTGATTGGCTTGATTTAGAAATTTTAGAACCTCTAAGAGAGCTATACAAAGATGAAGTAAGAATGATTGCAAAAATTCTTGAAGTTCCAGAAAAACTTTTCATGAGACATCCTTTCCCAGGACCAGGGTTAGCTGTAAGAATAATAGGAGAAGTCACACCTACAAAACTCCAAATTGCAAAAGTTGCAAGTAAAATTGTAGAAGATGAATTAGTAGAAGCTGGTATGTATAGCAAAGTATGGCAAGCTTACGCAGCAGTTGGAGACGACAGAGCAGTTGGAGTTGTTGGGGATGAGAGAAAGTATGGAAATATTGTGATGATCAGAGTTGTTGATTCAATTGATGCAATGACTGCAGATTGGACAAGATTACCACACGGATTATTAGAAAAGATGAGTAATAGAATAACAAATGAGATTGAAGATGTTACTTGGGTGACATATACCATTTCAAGCAAGCCTCCTGCAACAATTGAGCCTCAATAG
- a CDS encoding tetratricopeptide repeat protein, which produces MNDPKTNSILDEGNRLFLKGKYDEAISYYDKILDENPHHLSSLNNKGYALSKLKDYDNAMKCYDLALESHPNDISVLVNKISSFRKQGNLSEGLSLCDKILESNPKYNIALYHKERILFSMGRYDDSISCCDVILNGYPENGDVLFDKSCSLAMLSKTDDSLSLLEKSILQGKQYKIKAKKSKSFEKLYDNPKFQKLVS; this is translated from the coding sequence ATGAATGATCCAAAAACAAATTCTATCTTAGATGAAGGAAACAGATTATTCTTAAAGGGAAAATATGATGAGGCAATTTCATATTATGATAAAATTCTCGATGAAAATCCGCACCATTTGAGCTCCTTAAACAATAAAGGCTATGCACTAAGTAAACTCAAAGACTATGATAATGCTATGAAATGCTATGATCTTGCACTTGAAAGTCATCCAAATGATATCTCAGTACTGGTAAACAAAATTTCTTCCTTTAGGAAACAAGGAAATCTTTCTGAAGGATTATCATTATGTGACAAAATTTTAGAATCTAACCCGAAATACAATATTGCATTATATCATAAAGAAAGAATACTGTTTTCTATGGGCAGATATGATGATTCTATTTCTTGTTGTGATGTAATTTTGAATGGTTATCCTGAAAATGGTGATGTCTTATTTGATAAATCTTGTAGTTTAGCAATGCTTTCAAAAACGGATGATTCACTATCATTACTTGAAAAATCAATCTTACAAGGAAAACAATACAAAATTAAAGCAAAAAAGTCAAAATCCTTTGAAAAATTATATGATAATCCTAAATTTCAGAAACTAGTATCATAA
- a CDS encoding 6-hydroxymethylpterin diphosphokinase MptE-like protein: MMISGWKTRYLDILKEFNYDEKKDKESAILLDTILKKSKTDEKICKLIQGKTVFVIGSGPSLSAAIPKLKKLKKAIKIVADSSLKPLLENGIVPDIVVTDLDGDENSLKKIAKKAIFVVHAHGDNVEKLFFAKKFKKCIGTTQTKPFKKIQNFGGFTDGDRGVFLASYFEAKKIILFGMDFGNRIGRFSNTKKSERKTKLMKLKKAESLLEWLAVNTKSELFTTSMKIKGFEKIPYKSLDIIIT, from the coding sequence ATGATGATTTCAGGTTGGAAAACAAGGTATTTAGATATTTTAAAGGAGTTCAATTATGATGAGAAAAAAGACAAAGAATCAGCCATATTATTAGATACAATTCTAAAAAAATCAAAAACAGATGAAAAAATTTGTAAATTGATTCAAGGAAAGACAGTGTTTGTAATAGGTTCTGGTCCATCATTATCAGCTGCAATTCCAAAATTAAAGAAATTAAAAAAAGCAATCAAAATCGTGGCAGATAGTTCACTAAAGCCATTATTGGAAAATGGAATTGTTCCAGACATTGTTGTAACAGATTTGGATGGAGATGAAAACTCTTTAAAAAAAATTGCAAAAAAAGCAATCTTTGTAGTTCATGCACATGGAGACAATGTTGAGAAATTATTTTTTGCAAAAAAATTCAAAAAATGTATTGGAACTACACAAACAAAACCATTTAAAAAAATACAAAATTTTGGAGGTTTTACAGATGGAGATAGGGGAGTTTTTCTAGCAAGTTATTTTGAAGCAAAAAAAATTATTCTGTTTGGAATGGATTTTGGAAATAGAATTGGAAGATTTTCAAACACAAAAAAATCTGAAAGAAAAACAAAATTGATGAAATTAAAAAAAGCAGAGTCATTATTGGAGTGGCTAGCTGTCAATACAAAATCAGAATTATTTACCACTTCAATGAAGATTAAAGGATTTGAAAAGATACCATACAAAAGCCTGGATATTATAATTACCTAG
- the guaB gene encoding IMP dehydrogenase, with translation MEFKEGLTFDDVLLVPKYSDITSRSQTDLSTKLSRNITINIPFVSANMDTVTESSMAAAMARVGGIGIIHRFLTIQEQANEVLKVKRSGSVMIENPYSISSEKSIQDALDYAEDKEISGLLVVDSNSKLVGIVTERDLLFAGSNGTVSDVMTKDVVTAKPGVSLDEAKDILHKHRIEKLPIVDDSGIIKGLITSKDITNNTDYPNASKDKKGRPLVGAAVGVKGDFLERSESLLDAGADVLVVDIAHGHSENAISTVKNIKKAFPDCELIAGNIATAQGAEDLIKAGVDAVKVGVGSGSICITRVITGSGVPQLTAVMDCAKIGNDHGIPIISDGGTRTSGDATKALAAGASSVMVGSMLGGTDESPGTVLTKNGKRFKVYRGMASLAASIGRKSKETGSISLDDDLNDYVAEGVEAMVPYKGTVTDILKQLTGGVRSGLSYCGAHTIQQMQENAEFIKMSRAGFAESQPHDVSLM, from the coding sequence TTGGAATTCAAAGAAGGATTAACTTTTGATGACGTTCTTCTCGTACCCAAATATTCAGATATCACAAGCAGAAGTCAGACCGATCTAAGCACAAAATTATCCCGAAATATTACAATTAACATCCCATTTGTAAGTGCAAACATGGATACTGTAACTGAATCTTCAATGGCTGCAGCCATGGCTCGTGTTGGTGGAATAGGAATTATTCATAGATTTTTGACTATTCAAGAGCAGGCAAATGAAGTGCTTAAGGTAAAGCGTTCTGGCAGTGTTATGATAGAAAACCCCTATTCCATTTCCTCAGAAAAATCTATCCAAGATGCATTAGATTATGCTGAGGACAAAGAAATTTCTGGCTTGTTAGTTGTTGATTCAAATTCAAAGTTAGTTGGAATTGTTACTGAGAGAGATTTGCTTTTTGCTGGTTCAAATGGAACAGTTTCAGATGTAATGACAAAAGACGTTGTCACTGCAAAACCTGGAGTATCATTGGATGAAGCAAAAGACATTTTACATAAACATAGAATTGAAAAACTTCCAATAGTTGATGACTCTGGTATCATTAAGGGATTGATTACAAGTAAAGACATTACAAATAATACTGATTATCCAAATGCATCCAAAGATAAGAAAGGAAGACCTTTGGTTGGGGCTGCAGTTGGTGTTAAGGGTGATTTCTTAGAGAGAAGCGAATCCCTCTTAGATGCAGGCGCTGATGTTTTAGTTGTTGATATTGCACATGGTCATAGCGAGAATGCAATTAGTACTGTTAAAAATATCAAAAAAGCATTTCCTGACTGTGAGTTAATTGCAGGAAACATTGCAACTGCACAAGGTGCTGAAGATTTGATTAAAGCTGGTGTTGATGCAGTTAAAGTCGGTGTAGGCTCTGGTTCAATTTGTATTACTAGAGTAATTACTGGTTCAGGTGTTCCTCAATTAACTGCAGTAATGGATTGTGCAAAAATTGGAAATGATCATGGAATTCCAATAATCTCTGATGGTGGTACTAGAACATCTGGTGATGCAACAAAAGCATTAGCTGCTGGTGCTTCATCAGTAATGGTTGGAAGTATGCTTGGTGGCACTGATGAATCTCCTGGTACAGTTTTAACTAAAAATGGAAAACGTTTCAAAGTTTATCGTGGAATGGCTTCACTTGCAGCTTCAATTGGTAGAAAATCCAAAGAAACAGGCTCAATTTCCCTTGATGATGATTTGAATGATTATGTTGCAGAAGGTGTTGAAGCTATGGTTCCATACAAAGGAACTGTCACTGATATTCTCAAACAATTAACAGGTGGGGTTCGTTCAGGTTTGAGTTATTGTGGTGCTCACACGATTCAACAAATGCAAGAAAATGCAGAATTTATCAAAATGTCAAGAGCTGGATTTGCAGAAAGTCAGCCTCATGATGTTTCTTTGATGTAG
- the dph2 gene encoding diphthamide biosynthesis enzyme Dph2, which produces MIVIDEKRIFQEIEEKNPASVSLNGPDGILPQVQETAKNITKKFGIPAYVLADTTWGTCDLNSNASKVLGAEIQFNIGHTINTETYEKNLILIDAYDDVEFDSVAKKCAEILKGKIISLVTDSQHLHQVDKVEKILTDNGITVKIGKGKGQLNDGQVFGCEFYPATDLKKEVDAYVFLGQSNFHASGIALSTNLPTYVLDPYFNEVREVTDFAQKLKKKATLAIYKAAEAKTFGVIVGLKEGQLSKVFALKIKEELEAEGKEVQLFALTDITNDRLRNLKGIDAFIQVACPRISTDNQFDKPVLSSPQANALLKILRNESIEGYLEIPHWL; this is translated from the coding sequence TTGATAGTTATAGATGAAAAGAGAATTTTTCAGGAAATTGAAGAAAAAAATCCTGCATCAGTCTCATTAAATGGACCAGATGGTATTTTGCCACAAGTGCAAGAAACTGCAAAAAATATAACAAAAAAATTTGGCATTCCGGCATATGTTTTAGCTGATACAACTTGGGGAACTTGCGATCTGAACTCAAATGCTTCCAAAGTTCTTGGTGCAGAAATTCAATTCAATATTGGACATACAATAAACACTGAAACATATGAAAAAAACTTGATTCTAATTGATGCATATGATGATGTAGAGTTTGACAGTGTAGCAAAAAAATGTGCAGAAATATTGAAAGGTAAAATAATTTCACTGGTAACAGATAGTCAGCATTTACACCAAGTAGACAAAGTTGAAAAAATTTTAACTGATAATGGGATTACAGTAAAAATTGGAAAAGGTAAAGGTCAGTTAAATGATGGACAGGTATTTGGGTGTGAGTTTTATCCTGCAACTGATCTAAAAAAAGAAGTTGATGCATATGTTTTCCTGGGACAAAGCAATTTTCATGCATCTGGAATCGCATTATCCACTAATTTGCCAACATATGTTTTAGATCCTTACTTTAATGAAGTAAGGGAAGTTACAGATTTTGCACAGAAATTAAAAAAGAAAGCAACTCTGGCCATATACAAAGCAGCTGAAGCAAAAACTTTTGGAGTTATTGTAGGATTGAAAGAAGGTCAGTTATCAAAGGTTTTTGCATTAAAAATCAAAGAAGAATTAGAAGCAGAAGGAAAAGAAGTTCAGTTATTTGCATTAACAGATATTACAAATGACAGATTAAGAAATCTGAAAGGAATTGATGCATTTATCCAAGTTGCATGTCCTAGAATTTCTACAGATAACCAGTTTGACAAGCCTGTTTTATCATCACCTCAGGCTAACGCATTGTTAAAAATTCTCAGAAATGAGAGTATTGAAGGATATTTAGAAATCCCACATTGGTTATGA
- a CDS encoding zinc-binding dehydrogenase, translating into MKALVYDEYTTDDDFSKILKIKDIPIPEPKSNEVVFKVKAAALNYDDIWGMRGKPLAIPLPHISGTDASGEVTAVGEDVKNFKVGDRVVSHGNMSCRVCKRCTSGREYDCKKRTIWGFETGPLWGGYCEYTHLPEVNVVKIPEGVSYEEAAAASMTMLTSWHMLVGRAKIQPGQLVLIMGGGSGVGNYGIQIAKLFGCTVIATASPDKLDQLLELGADYAVDHRKDDWHKEVRAIAKKITKPYGDVPGVDVIFEHIGGSHWNKELTLLNYGGTVITTGATTGYMAKTDLRHVFFKGLNILGSTQGTRAELEQGFYWMSQGKIKSIIDSTFSLEKAAEAHTKMLKGKGLFGKIIMKPS; encoded by the coding sequence ATGAAGGCTCTAGTTTATGATGAATATACCACAGATGATGATTTTTCAAAAATTTTAAAAATTAAAGATATTCCAATTCCTGAGCCAAAATCAAATGAAGTAGTTTTCAAAGTAAAGGCTGCGGCTCTAAATTATGATGATATTTGGGGAATGAGAGGTAAGCCTCTTGCAATTCCTCTACCTCATATTTCTGGAACTGATGCATCAGGTGAAGTAACCGCAGTAGGTGAAGATGTAAAAAATTTCAAAGTAGGTGATAGAGTTGTTTCTCATGGAAACATGTCTTGCAGAGTTTGTAAGAGATGTACTTCTGGACGAGAATATGATTGTAAAAAACGAACCATTTGGGGATTTGAGACAGGTCCTCTTTGGGGTGGATATTGTGAATACACCCATCTTCCAGAAGTAAATGTGGTCAAAATTCCTGAAGGTGTATCATACGAAGAAGCAGCAGCTGCATCTATGACTATGTTAACTTCTTGGCATATGTTGGTTGGCAGAGCAAAGATTCAACCTGGCCAATTAGTTTTGATAATGGGTGGTGGTTCTGGTGTTGGAAATTATGGAATTCAGATTGCAAAACTTTTTGGTTGTACTGTAATTGCAACTGCTAGTCCTGATAAACTAGATCAATTACTTGAACTTGGTGCAGATTATGCAGTAGATCATAGAAAAGATGATTGGCATAAAGAAGTAAGAGCCATTGCAAAAAAAATCACAAAACCATATGGTGATGTTCCTGGTGTAGATGTAATATTTGAGCACATTGGAGGTTCTCACTGGAACAAGGAACTAACTCTTCTAAATTATGGAGGCACTGTAATTACTACTGGTGCTACTACTGGCTATATGGCTAAAACTGATCTTCGACATGTTTTCTTTAAAGGACTTAACATTTTAGGCTCAACTCAAGGAACAAGAGCTGAACTGGAACAAGGATTCTATTGGATGTCTCAAGGAAAAATAAAATCTATAATTGATTCAACTTTTTCACTTGAGAAAGCTGCTGAAGCTCATACAAAAATGTTAAAGGGCAAAGGACTTTTTGGAAAAATCATAATGAAGCCAAGCTGA